The genomic window CTACCAGCCAAATTTTCTACCATTGTACCTGCACCAACATGGGCACCGACATTGGCATAAGCTGGTGGCATAAAGACACAACCTGCTCCAGCGAATGCACCCCTTCGCAATCCTGCAGCAGGAGGTACAACTCGAAAACCTTCTTTACCTGTGAGTTTTCTCACAGGAAAGGTTTCTTTATCAGTAAAACAAATATCGTTACTGCCACTGTAAACGGTTATTTGTCCCAATGGGAAACCTAACATAATCCCATTTTTGACCCAGTGATTAGCATCCCAACTTCCATTTACAATTTGAGCTGTTCGTAAAACACCTGTTTCCAAGAGATCCATCACTTCATTAAAAGTTTCAAGGGCTGCTTTCTTTTCATCCATTAGGCGTCCGGATTTTTTTAGTTCTGTAAACTTCTCAACCCTGGATACAAGGTTTTCTGGGACTTTATAATGAACAACAGCTTTCACATATTCTTCATCTTTAATTTGTAGTAAAGTATCAATTGAAGGGTGTTTTCCAGGATTTGATTTAGCATCTTCTACATGCTCACAAAAATATTCTAACCCTTGATTCGATAATGATTTACCAATATTACCATTATCAAAATCAACTAAATTTGCAAATACAGTCAAACTTCCAGTGCTATCTTGTTGATTTTTAATGGTTTGTATAACTTTTCCCTGTTTAAGGATGTCTATTTGTGCTATTTTATCAGCAGATTTAAGATCTTTAAGTTTCTCTTCAAATTTCATGGCTCTATGATAGGTAAACAAGCGTTTAGAGTCAATAATTTGCAACAGAAGAAGGAAAATGAATTCCCTTATGATTGATAACTTTATAATAACTCTCGAGAAATTAAACACTATTCACACTTTAACAAAATCACAGGAATCTCATATCTGTTCTTTATTTCACAATAAGAAACTTTTCAAAGGAGAATATTTAGTATTTGCTGGTGAGGAATCGGACCTCATTGGATATATGATTAAGGGCAACCTAAGATATTATTACTTAGATGAAACGGGAAAAGAATACACGAAATATTTTTGTCAGAAAGGTCATTTTGTTTCTTCCTACGTATCTGTCATAAAAGGAGAACCCTCCTCTTATTCGATTCAAGCTTTAACGGATATAGAAATTGTAATCTTTTCCTATCGAAAATGGACAGAACTTATGTTAAAGGACAAAACATGGGCTTATATTGCTCTTAAGATTTTAGAGGAATCCCAAATTATAGGAGAAGCAAGAGAACGTTCTCTCGTTCTTAATAGTGCAACAGAACGTTATGAACAACTTATTGACAGCTTTCCCAATATTGAAAAAATTGTCCACCAATATGATATCGCCAATTATCTGGGAATTACCTCTGTGGCTCTTAGTCGAATAAGAAAAAAAATTAAAAACATAACCTAGGTTAAGGAATCCCTTTTTTAACATAGTTAATATCTCCTCATATGGAGATTACTATGAAAGCTATTATTGTGCCCTATAAAGGGCAACTCCATATCACAGAGTCACAAGAATTAGCCCCAAGAAAAAAGGTTATGTAAGAGTAAAAGTTCATTACGCAGGAATTGGTTTTTGCCGACCTAATGTCTATGAAAGGCAATTATCTCTCAGCCCCACCAAAGCCCTTCTCGCCAGAATATGAGTTTTCAGGGGAAATCTGGGAATCTGGAATGGAGATGTTTAAGGAATTAAATCCATAGGGGGTTCATGCGGTATTTGAGTCACGCGTTTCTGAGTCTTTTAGGAAAAGTTGGTCCTTATTGAACAAAAAAGGTTTTCCATTTGTGGAACTCCTGCAATCATCAAAAAAGATCAGTTTTGGTATCAACACAAAAGGAAACAGTTGATTCAATTATACCTATCCCATGATAGATCTCCCCTTTTGTATAAGGAGTATAAATGGAACAATATAGAACAAGCTTTTTCCGAACTTGAAAATAGAAAATCTACAGGTAAAATGGTAATTAAATTTTAGATACCATTAGCCTTCGTCAATATGATTGGTTTACCTTCGGTAACCATAATGGTGTGTTCATGTTGAGCCATGAGCCCACCATTATCACCTACCATTGTCCATCCATCGTTTGTTTCTACAGCATAATGGGATTTAGTGGAGATGAAAGTCTCAATAGCTACTATAGAATTGTTAAGAAAAATCCCCTTTTCTTTATAACTAGGATAATTAAGTATACAATCAGGATCTTCATGTAAACTTAAACCTACACCATGACCACCTAAATTCCGGATTACATAATAGGAATTACGATTGGCAAGAGTTTCAATCGTAAAACCAACAGAAGACAGAGGCTCACCACTTTTTATATTTTCAATTGCTTTGTTTAGTATAATTCGAGATGTTTCTATCAACTTTAGTTTTTTTGTATCGTGAGAGGCAAGAAGAAAGGATTCTCCATTATCGGACCAGTATCCATTTAACTCGACAGATACATCAATATTGATGATATCTCCTTCATTTAGATATTTTTTCTTACTGGGAATACCATGACAGAACTCATTATTAATACTAATACATACATAGCCTGGAAAATCATACGCAAGTTTTGGAGCAGATTTTGCTCCATAAGAATACAGAAGATCCTTAGCTAGCAAATCCAATTCATATGTTGTTTTCCCAGGCTGTGAATAAGCTTTTAGCTCTTTTAAAACTTTAGCGGCTACTTCACTAGATTGAGAGATTCCCTGAAATTGTTCTTCATTAGTTATAATCATTCTAGCTGACCTCTCTTACTTTTACTTAATGCTCTATAGTAATATCTATGTAGCAAGTGTTATATTATAGTAAGAAAACTATTGGAGCTAGCCCCGGTATGAACGAAAATGAATTCCAAAACTATGTAAGTTTATGTTTTGAAGAATTACAGAAGAAGCAAGAAGTATTAGTTAACCAAAATAATTTGTTAGCCTATACAGAGTATGAGTATGATCAGAATCAACAGATAATCCAGTTTTTTAATGAAGGAAGAGTAGAATTGGAGTTTTCTATTGTGTTTATAGGTACTTATGGTAAATATCAAAACTCTTGGTATTGGGCCTGGGCTAATGAAAGTATGAATGAAAAAGTTCGAAAAGTATCAGAGGTATTTAAAAGTTTAGACAGTACTACCAATACCACAGTCTTTGGGCGTCCCCATTTAGAAGCAGACGAACAAATGGCATGGGAATTATCTGCTTTGTCAGTAAAGCACATTGGAGCAAAAGGAATCTATCGTGTTCCAGGGACTGAAAGTGATCTTTTCCTAGCCTTGATGTAGTACTAATAGATAACTTTTACTCCTACTGATACAGACCAGGATCCTATCTCATTACCAACAAATTGACATTGATTATATTCAAGTAAATAAACATTTTGAAATATATTCCAAGATCCTCCTAATATAGATTTTATATCGGATTTTTTATAAATATATACATTACGCCAATATATATTTAGACCACCATTTGAGTAAAGAATATCTCCATAAAATCGAGAAAGATCAAAATTCTCTGGAAAAAGAATACACTCACTACGTAATGAAAGAGCATGGATTTCCCACAAAGACCATTGAGATTGAAGACCTATAGATATAGCAGAATTATTATTAGAAGTGTATGTCCAGTGACTTGCTCCGTAGACTTCCAAGTTTTTTATGGCTGATTGGAAATTAAATGTCACATTAGAATCATTACCATCATACATATAAGCAGTTTCAAAAGTAATAAAAGAAAAACCCATCTGCAACCGCCCACCAGCTCTCGTTTTATCAATAGAATCTGTAGTTTCCTCAGGAGCTATTATAAGGGCTTCAATAAAGGAGAAAGAACCTAAAGGTAAATAGTAGGAATTGAGCCATCTTGTTTGTTTTTTTAATTCTTCCTGTGTCAAATCTGCTTCATCATTTCCAAATATGACATCTCCTGCGTTATAATATTGACCTATACCCCAAGTCGTTCTCGTCTTTCCAAGTGTCAATCTTCCTGTGGGTAATTTGATTTTAGAATAAGCCTTTTTCAATTCTAGTTGTTGAGCGTCATTTTGGAGTTCTCCATGGATCAAAACTTCACTCTTCATATAAGGATTTGTACTTGATTTAAAAGATAAGTCTGCTATTGCTAAGCTAATATAAAAAGGATTATTTTGTTCTTCTCCCCGTAAAACATTATAATAAGAAAGGTCGATAAAGGGATTTACATCTGCGTAAATAAAAGTATTAAACACTAATAAAGAAGTACATAGCAAAACATTTTTTGCTACCATGATAAATGTTCCAAAGTGAAAATTTCATTATCCAATTCACTATTTATGTCTATCGTATCTACTGACATTATGGTTTTAGTGTTTCTTTTTAGTTGATCAACTAATTCACTTTTAATAGGGATGAAATGACCACCCTTCTGGATAACCTCAAGAATATTCATTTTTTTTATCAACCGACCAGACTTTGAGAAATATTCACCTTTCAAAGTAACGTAACGATTAATATCGATCCACACTACCTGTTTAAAATAAGCAACGGACTTATTTTTAGCGATTAATTCTATTTTGTGGCACATATAAGAATCTACTACTTCTTGACCTAATAACCTGGCATCATAGGAATATAAGGTTCCTCTATCAGCCGTGAGGTCTTCGTAAGAAATATCTGATCCAAGTAGACTTTGTTTTAAAGCTGAACCTCTTAAGGTTATTATTTCTTCTGAATCAGGAAAATATAAATATAAAGCATCTTCTGTACGCAATATTTTCTGTCCGTATTCGGCCTTACTCGTAAATTCAATCAAGCTGTCATAATCACCTCTGGTATAGGCAATAAACTCACTATGTCTTGTTCCATATTGGTCAGTAATAGTTAAATTGCCAACCATTTTACTATTAGTAAAAGTTCTATTATCATCCATTTTAGTAATTATAGATTCAACACTTTCTTGCCCAATAGCAGAAGTGGCTATTAATAAATATAGTATTGACAAATATTTTATCATGACATACTCCTTTAATAGGAATTTAGAGCGTCTACCGGCTTGATTTTTAACACTCGCAAAGCCGGTATAGAAGTGCTTATAGACGCTATAAAAAGGGAATAGAAAAAAACAAATATTGTTGAATAAATGCTTACTCGAGGATAAATAATAGACGAAATATCAAAGTCAACACCTTCCATTGCCTCAGATAAATTAATACCAAAATGACCTGTAAAATAAGTGACAGCGCAACCTAATACAGTGCCCGCCATAGCACCGAACAGACTAATGATAAAGGATTCAATATAAACCATGAACAATAGTTGTCTCGAGGTCATTCCAATGGCGCTTAATGTTCCCAGTTCTTTTGTTCTTTCTAAAATCACCATCATTGTTGTATTAATAATTACGGAGGATCCCAGGATAAAAAGTAATAAAGCTATTATATAGTATATTTTTTGGGCTAATAAGATAAATGAATAACTCTCAGACGCTTCTTTCCACAACCTGATATTCAAAGAGACAGAACTTTGAGAATTGGATAATTCTTTAATGTATTGTTGTATCTCAAGAGTCTCCAAGTTTTCAGGCAGCTGCAATAATATCTGATTTACTGAGTTGTTCATTTTTAAGAACTGTTGGGTACTTGCCATTGGCGTTAAAACTAGAGAATTATTTAGTCCAGGAATGGGAAATACGGCTATACCAACAATCTTGAAAGTGTAATAATTAATACCACGAAACATTGTTATGCTATTTAAAGTAATTTTATCACCAATATGTAAATGAGTTTTACGAGCCAGACCTGCACCTATGATAATATCTTTTGAATCTTCTTGAGGGATGGTACTACCTGCGATCAACAAAGAATTTAGCTGTTGAAAATCTTTTTCTAAAGCAAAATTAACACCATACCCCATAATGCTATAATTAATATTATCCTTATAAATAGCTCCTGAATAAGGAATACGTGGACTATAAGATTGAATATCAATATTAGCTTTTAAACTATCTATAATATCTTGATAATTTTCTATTCGAAGATGTAGAGGATGCTGATTAATTCGTTCATGATATTCTTCTTGTTCGATGCTGTAAGAACCAGTTAGAAATCTCCTATTATTATTTTTCATTTCGTCCATCATTCCATTGATCATGGAAAAAGCGAAAACAATAACCGTTGTAGATATAAGTACAGATAGGGAAGATAAGGATGATCTCATCGGATTGCGGGTTATATTACGAATGGCTATTAAACCTAAAGACATATAAAGCTCCTAATCTTTGACAGATAAAGCAATATTACTATGAATGGATTTTAGTGCTGGAAGAATGGCAAAACATATGGACATGAATATCCCACTCAAACCAGATATGATTATAGTCGTAATATTCCAAATCCCCTTAAAGATGACCGAGCGATACCCCATATCAGCTTGGCGAAACATATTTGTAAAATCTAATCCAACTGTCGTTAACTGTATATTTAAGGGAATAAAAAGGATAAACCCCATGATAAACCCCATTAACCCGATAAAAGCGGACTCATAAATAAATAATGCAATAAGAGAACCATGAGAAAAACCAATAGCCTGTAACATTCCTATTTCTTTCTTTCGTTCATAGACAGCCATTAACATAGTATTACTGATTCCCAAAGCTGCAATAATAAATACAAGAAAAAGGTATATCTTACTACCTCCCTTCTTTGCTTGACTCAGAGATATAAAATCACGACCTAGTTCTTTCCAAGTTAAGATTGTATAACCAAATTGGGAGATTAATTTATTAATATCTTCTCCAGGATCTAATCTATCTATTGTTATGCTGGTCAAGGAACTTTCCATGTCCAGATAGTAATTAGCATCTTCTAGATTAATAAGAATAGTAGATCGGTTTATATTGGGATTTGGACTTTTAAAAATACCACTCACGATAACATCTATCGTCTGAGGGATTCCATCTCTAGTATGAGTATAGAGTACAATTGGATATCCTATATCGGCACCAATATCGTCTGCTAGCCAAGAACCTATAACCGCTTCCGATGATTTTCCTGTTAAATAATTACCCTTTACGATGGATTCTTTAAAACCATAAATTTGATTATCCCGTTCATAATCTATTCCCTCAATAATTACGTATTGATTACCATCATTAGGAAAAGGATCTTTATAATAAATAACTTCGGCTCCCGATTTAATTCTTGGAGCATAGGAAATGCGCTCCTTCTTGAGTAAATGAATGATAGTTTCAGACTTATCTACGGCATAACCAAGTGGTAATTCTTCTTTATGCTCCCAATATTCAGGATCTAAAATCTGTGCTAAACCAGTTTCATATTCAATTAAATTTCGTTCTGAGTCTCTATCTGCTCCAATAAACATGGAATCCACATAGAGAAATAGAGATATTCCAAACGCTATAGCACTGACAGTGATAGCCGTTCTTCTTACATATCTTTTAAGATTTTTTAAAGAAAGATTGAGTAGAAATAACTGATGTCTAATAAATATCAGAACTTCCATTTTCCGCCTCCGGAACTATTAATCCATCATGTAAGTTAATAACCTTGTCAGCTCTTTCCATGACCATAAGATCATGGGTACTGAATATAAATGTAGTTTTATATTTTAGATTAATATTTCTCATCAGATCCAAGATTTCTGAACCTGTATTTGAATCCAAATTAGCTGTAGGTTCATCAGCCAAAATGAGAGAAGGTTCTTTCACTAAA from Spirochaeta cellobiosiphila DSM 17781 includes these protein-coding regions:
- a CDS encoding DUF2322 family protein; amino-acid sequence: MKFEEKLKDLKSADKIAQIDILKQGKVIQTIKNQQDSTGSLTVFANLVDFDNGNIGKSLSNQGLEYFCEHVEDAKSNPGKHPSIDTLLQIKDEEYVKAVVHYKVPENLVSRVEKFTELKKSGRLMDEKKAALETFNEVMDLLETGVLRTAQIVNGSWDANHWVKNGIMLGFPLGQITVYSGSNDICFTDKETFPVRKLTGKEGFRVVPPAAGLRRGAFAGAGCVFMPPAYANVGAHVGAGTMVENLAGSCCQIGRDSHISAGAIIGGVLDPIEATPVILGDNVLMGEGSGVTQGARLGDLVTLAPGVHISKATPILDPLNNVAYTSEGTVELITHSLTDTIKTYSTGRVIIPKDSSYGPEVPSGALVIPSMSLSSGGTFKLTPMIAKYISSTSQRAYALEEALRG
- a CDS encoding Crp/Fnr family transcriptional regulator codes for the protein MIDNFIITLEKLNTIHTLTKSQESHICSLFHNKKLFKGEYLVFAGEESDLIGYMIKGNLRYYYLDETGKEYTKYFCQKGHFVSSYVSVIKGEPSSYSIQALTDIEIVIFSYRKWTELMLKDKTWAYIALKILEESQIIGEARERSLVLNSATERYEQLIDSFPNIEKIVHQYDIANYLGITSVALSRIRKKIKNIT
- a CDS encoding ABC transporter permease, whose protein sequence is MSLGLIAIRNITRNPMRSSLSSLSVLISTTVIVFAFSMINGMMDEMKNNNRRFLTGSYSIEQEEYHERINQHPLHLRIENYQDIIDSLKANIDIQSYSPRIPYSGAIYKDNINYSIMGYGVNFALEKDFQQLNSLLIAGSTIPQEDSKDIIIGAGLARKTHLHIGDKITLNSITMFRGINYYTFKIVGIAVFPIPGLNNSLVLTPMASTQQFLKMNNSVNQILLQLPENLETLEIQQYIKELSNSQSSVSLNIRLWKEASESYSFILLAQKIYYIIALLLFILGSSVIINTTMMVILERTKELGTLSAIGMTSRQLLFMVYIESFIISLFGAMAGTVLGCAVTYFTGHFGINLSEAMEGVDFDISSIIYPRVSIYSTIFVFFYSLFIASISTSIPALRVLKIKPVDALNSY
- a CDS encoding DUF6882 domain-containing protein, whose translation is MNENEFQNYVSLCFEELQKKQEVLVNQNNLLAYTEYEYDQNQQIIQFFNEGRVELEFSIVFIGTYGKYQNSWYWAWANESMNEKVRKVSEVFKSLDSTTNTTVFGRPHLEADEQMAWELSALSVKHIGAKGIYRVPGTESDLFLALM
- the map gene encoding type I methionyl aminopeptidase gives rise to the protein MIITNEEQFQGISQSSEVAAKVLKELKAYSQPGKTTYELDLLAKDLLYSYGAKSAPKLAYDFPGYVCISINNEFCHGIPSKKKYLNEGDIINIDVSVELNGYWSDNGESFLLASHDTKKLKLIETSRIILNKAIENIKSGEPLSSVGFTIETLANRNSYYVIRNLGGHGVGLSLHEDPDCILNYPSYKEKGIFLNNSIVAIETFISTKSHYAVETNDGWTMVGDNGGLMAQHEHTIMVTEGKPIILTKANGI
- a CDS encoding outer membrane lipoprotein-sorting protein — protein: MIKYLSILYLLIATSAIGQESVESIITKMDDNRTFTNSKMVGNLTITDQYGTRHSEFIAYTRGDYDSLIEFTSKAEYGQKILRTEDALYLYFPDSEEIITLRGSALKQSLLGSDISYEDLTADRGTLYSYDARLLGQEVVDSYMCHKIELIAKNKSVAYFKQVVWIDINRYVTLKGEYFSKSGRLIKKMNILEVIQKGGHFIPIKSELVDQLKRNTKTIMSVDTIDINSELDNEIFTLEHLSW
- a CDS encoding ABC transporter permease — protein: MEVLIFIRHQLFLLNLSLKNLKRYVRRTAITVSAIAFGISLFLYVDSMFIGADRDSERNLIEYETGLAQILDPEYWEHKEELPLGYAVDKSETIIHLLKKERISYAPRIKSGAEVIYYKDPFPNDGNQYVIIEGIDYERDNQIYGFKESIVKGNYLTGKSSEAVIGSWLADDIGADIGYPIVLYTHTRDGIPQTIDVIVSGIFKSPNPNINRSTILINLEDANYYLDMESSLTSITIDRLDPGEDINKLISQFGYTILTWKELGRDFISLSQAKKGGSKIYLFLVFIIAALGISNTMLMAVYERKKEIGMLQAIGFSHGSLIALFIYESAFIGLMGFIMGFILFIPLNIQLTTVGLDFTNMFRQADMGYRSVIFKGIWNITTIIISGLSGIFMSICFAILPALKSIHSNIALSVKD